One Erysipelothrix amsterdamensis DNA window includes the following coding sequences:
- a CDS encoding YfcE family phosphodiesterase, giving the protein MTEIIVCSDNHGKKKVLDAILQKYPHADAYIHCGDNELDYESMKPFSAVTGNNDTFYKYPESLVVDVKGTRIFVAHGHLMRYRHIEDDIIALAKEHRCTIACYGHTHVPVVKDVDGILLINPGSLYYNRDGSPTCFAKITITEDKVTVEELFERDL; this is encoded by the coding sequence ATGACAGAAATTATCGTTTGCAGTGATAACCATGGTAAGAAAAAAGTTCTCGACGCAATTTTACAAAAATATCCTCATGCGGATGCCTACATTCATTGTGGCGATAATGAACTTGATTATGAATCCATGAAACCTTTTAGCGCAGTTACAGGCAATAACGATACCTTTTATAAATATCCAGAATCATTGGTCGTAGATGTAAAAGGCACGCGTATTTTTGTGGCTCATGGTCATTTAATGCGTTATCGCCATATAGAAGATGATATTATCGCGCTCGCAAAGGAACACCGTTGCACGATTGCGTGTTATGGACATACCCATGTTCCCGTCGTCAAAGATGTGGATGGGATTCTTTTGATTAATCCAGGTTCGCTCTATTATAATCGCGATGGATCACCAACATGTTTCGCAAAAATCACGATTACAGAAGATAAAGTAACCGTAGAGGAATTATTTGAAAGAGATTTATAA
- the uvrC gene encoding excinuclease ABC subunit UvrC, translating to MTRSTIEEKLRRLPMEPGCYLMKNKNGEIIYVGKAKRLKNRVSSYFTGAHDHKTTRMVRQIDDFEFIITSTEKESLILEINLIKEHRPQFNIIFMDDKSYPYLKIPREGKPEVLVARDRKQSKQFHYFGPYPDATAARDMARLLNDSVPTGDTLLPNTLAIYSAFNRTGKRYTPEELDVWRQNVMSILNGNIKPFKDELERKMLEASQSLNFELAQVYKEKLHALDYIGDKQQVQFSLNERFDLFHFAYYQGYIAIVGLFVRGGRLLERSMAVEACMEEPLDAFVSFIAQFYENQPLPKTIYVPDLVDAEELGEVLGADVKVPLRGKKKTLLEITQKNAQQQLDDQFSILRERQQFKDEALSDLSDALGMSSLIHRIEVFDNSHISGAFAVSACVVYDDGEPNKNQYRRYKLHQGNDDVASMKEVLYRRYFRLMRESKPMPDLILVDGGKPQLNAALEVLSDLELDLRVCSLVKDDRHRTHALMREDGTLITINKTSPLFNFLMQMQDEVHRFVITYHRNLRKKAMTRSILDEVSGLGKVRQKELYKKFGSLKNIRAASLETLQSVLPEDVASDLYDILHIDWNDYHEKN from the coding sequence ATGACACGCTCAACGATTGAGGAAAAACTTAGACGTTTGCCCATGGAGCCGGGTTGTTATCTCATGAAAAATAAGAATGGGGAAATCATATATGTAGGGAAAGCGAAGCGGTTAAAGAATCGCGTAAGTTCCTACTTTACGGGTGCCCATGATCATAAAACAACACGTATGGTTCGCCAAATTGATGATTTCGAATTTATCATTACAAGTACAGAGAAAGAATCTTTAATTCTAGAAATTAATTTAATTAAAGAACATCGGCCTCAATTCAATATCATATTTATGGATGATAAATCGTATCCATATCTAAAAATTCCACGAGAAGGAAAACCGGAAGTTTTGGTTGCGCGAGATCGTAAGCAATCCAAGCAATTTCATTATTTTGGTCCGTATCCTGATGCGACAGCGGCCCGTGATATGGCCCGTCTTCTAAATGACTCAGTGCCTACTGGAGATACATTATTACCCAATACTTTAGCTATTTACAGCGCGTTTAATCGCACAGGTAAACGTTATACACCGGAAGAACTGGATGTTTGGCGTCAAAATGTGATGAGTATTTTAAATGGTAATATAAAGCCGTTTAAGGATGAGTTGGAGCGGAAAATGCTTGAAGCAAGTCAATCTTTAAATTTTGAGTTGGCACAAGTCTATAAAGAAAAGCTGCATGCTTTGGACTATATTGGTGACAAACAACAAGTTCAATTTTCTTTAAATGAACGGTTTGATTTGTTTCACTTTGCATATTATCAAGGGTATATCGCGATTGTAGGTCTCTTTGTTCGTGGTGGTCGCTTGTTAGAGCGTAGCATGGCGGTTGAGGCATGTATGGAAGAACCACTCGATGCTTTTGTTTCTTTTATTGCACAATTCTATGAGAACCAACCGCTTCCTAAAACAATATATGTTCCAGATTTAGTGGACGCAGAAGAGTTGGGAGAGGTTTTGGGTGCAGATGTAAAAGTGCCACTTCGTGGTAAGAAAAAGACGTTGTTGGAAATTACGCAAAAAAATGCGCAACAACAACTTGATGATCAGTTCTCGATTCTTCGTGAACGCCAACAATTTAAAGATGAAGCGTTAAGCGATTTAAGTGATGCTTTAGGTATGAGTTCGTTGATTCATCGTATTGAGGTTTTTGATAACTCTCATATTTCAGGAGCTTTCGCAGTTTCTGCCTGTGTTGTTTATGATGATGGTGAACCGAATAAAAACCAATATCGTCGTTATAAATTACATCAAGGGAATGATGATGTTGCTTCGATGAAGGAAGTTTTGTATCGTCGATATTTCCGTTTAATGCGAGAATCTAAACCAATGCCGGATTTAATTTTAGTTGATGGTGGGAAACCTCAGCTTAATGCAGCGTTAGAGGTTCTCAGTGACCTTGAACTTGATTTAAGGGTTTGTTCCTTGGTAAAGGATGATCGTCACCGTACGCATGCTTTAATGCGTGAAGATGGAACCTTAATTACGATTAATAAAACAAGTCCGCTCTTTAATTTCCTTATGCAAATGCAAGATGAAGTACACCGTTTTGTTATAACGTATCACCGTAATTTAAGAAAAAAAGCGATGACACGCTCCATTCTTGATGAAGTAAGTGGATTGGGTAAAGTAAGACAGAAGGAACTTTATAAGAAATTTGGATCTCTGAAGAATATTCGTGCGGCTTCTTTAGAAACGCTTCAGAGTGTTTTACCAGAAGATGTTGCGAGTGATTTGTATGATATACTACATATAGATTGGAATGATTATCATGAAAAAAATTAA
- the murI gene encoding glutamate racemase has product MKKIKTLGIFDSGLGGYSVYQYLKQRLDPVSLVLYADQKNAPYGNQSDDAIIAYTLQAMKWFHNHDIMDVVIACNTVSAVALATARNHFPDMNLIGIIELTVGQIEAKADTCVGVVSTLATFNAHAYRNFIQEKGLIDVREIALPELVNIIEGLNQNLELDTYLENELKPILETTDLILGCTHYPLVYDAFIKIYTGQIHDSRRPIYEYVAMNYAFLTTSCKTLTTGDAQKMERQIESLFGSIEKVETI; this is encoded by the coding sequence ATGAAAAAAATTAAGACCTTGGGGATTTTTGATTCTGGTCTTGGCGGTTATAGTGTTTATCAATACCTAAAACAGCGTCTTGATCCTGTTTCTTTGGTTTTGTATGCAGATCAAAAAAACGCCCCCTATGGAAATCAATCGGATGACGCCATCATTGCTTACACTCTTCAAGCGATGAAGTGGTTCCACAATCACGACATTATGGATGTCGTGATTGCTTGTAATACAGTTTCAGCCGTTGCGCTTGCCACTGCACGAAATCATTTCCCAGATATGAATTTGATTGGTATCATCGAATTAACGGTTGGACAAATTGAAGCGAAAGCTGATACTTGTGTTGGTGTTGTATCGACACTTGCAACCTTCAATGCACATGCATATCGCAATTTTATTCAAGAAAAAGGATTGATTGACGTTAGGGAAATTGCCCTTCCTGAATTGGTCAATATTATCGAGGGTTTGAATCAAAACTTAGAATTGGATACCTATTTGGAAAATGAATTAAAACCAATTCTTGAGACAACGGATCTTATTTTAGGTTGTACGCATTATCCACTCGTGTATGATGCTTTTATAAAAATATATACGGGTCAAATTCATGATTCAAGACGTCCGATTTATGAATATGTTGCGATGAACTATGCGTTTTTAACAACATCATGCAAGACCTTAACAACAGGTGACGCTCAAAAAATGGAAAGACAAATTGAAAGTCTTTTTGGATCGATAGAAAAGGTGGAAACAATATGA
- a CDS encoding sugar-transfer associated ATP-grasp domain-containing protein, with amino-acid sequence MGRIKYYFRRLKALDYKNMWRIAGVISKETGKFRLFILLDMIGCSFIYQSGYLDYFEFEFYLLNRAERKTFITGGIANSIIVKYNQKEFRHKFADKSEFNKVFREYIGRDFVDLRESSDDLVKAFLAGHDVVMAKVTDSLMGYGVERFVTAEIEDFELFKKERMERRQFLIEEYFVQHEAMSSLYPESVNTLRMITFFDGKDVHVLEGVLKIGNGGHLDNFGAGGMYTVLDDGGKVLYPAFDKDAVAFKKHPITGTEIVGFQVPLYNEIVEMLDRAAREVPQIQYVGWDVAIGQKRPSLIEGNYNTGVFQMKPSLTGSKEGLLPKFRKVIDI; translated from the coding sequence ATGGGTCGAATTAAGTATTATTTTAGAAGATTAAAAGCATTAGATTATAAAAATATGTGGCGAATTGCTGGTGTCATTAGTAAAGAAACAGGTAAATTTAGATTGTTTATTCTTTTAGATATGATTGGATGTTCATTTATCTATCAGTCGGGTTATTTAGATTACTTCGAGTTTGAGTTTTATTTATTGAATCGTGCGGAACGCAAGACGTTTATTACCGGCGGTATCGCAAACTCTATCATCGTAAAATATAATCAGAAAGAATTCAGACATAAATTTGCAGATAAGTCAGAATTTAATAAAGTATTTCGAGAGTATATTGGGCGTGATTTTGTCGATTTACGCGAATCATCAGATGACTTAGTTAAAGCGTTTTTAGCAGGACATGATGTTGTAATGGCAAAAGTGACAGATAGTCTTATGGGATATGGCGTGGAACGTTTTGTTACGGCAGAAATTGAAGATTTTGAGTTGTTTAAAAAAGAACGTATGGAACGCCGTCAGTTTTTAATTGAGGAGTATTTTGTTCAACATGAAGCAATGTCTTCCCTTTATCCTGAAAGTGTCAATACACTTCGTATGATTACATTTTTCGACGGTAAGGATGTTCATGTGCTTGAAGGTGTTTTAAAAATTGGTAATGGAGGGCACTTGGATAATTTTGGTGCTGGTGGAATGTATACGGTCTTGGACGATGGTGGCAAAGTTTTATATCCAGCATTTGATAAAGATGCAGTTGCTTTTAAAAAGCACCCTATTACAGGTACTGAGATTGTTGGTTTTCAAGTTCCGCTATACAATGAAATTGTTGAGATGCTTGATCGTGCGGCACGTGAAGTTCCGCAAATCCAATATGTTGGATGGGATGTCGCAATTGGTCAAAAAAGACCTTCTCTCATCGAAGGAAATTACAATACTGGCGTATTCCAAATGAAACCAAGTTTAACCGGTTCTAAGGAAGGCTTATTACCGAAATTTCGAAAAGTTATCGATATTTAA
- the lon gene encoding endopeptidase La: MSEKNITISVPVVATRGVIVFPEQEIMIEVGRHKSMNAIDEAEKFFNGQVVLVSQKDILVDDPRQDELFEFGSLVNIKAVKRKQGFLRVTFTGLKRVKIDTLNDDGRMLFGAVTALEDVIGEENEEMALVRRITNEIEQVSVQNITIPTEIVNQLTMGVSASQLSDQFAQYFPLQLERKQELLEELSVNERLLMIIEEIQREHTLAQIENTINEKVKDRVEENQREYYLREKMRAIREELGDVGDVGEDSDEFREMIENNPYPEYVKEKAMEELRRYEMLPQASGESGVVRSYLEWLLKTPWWQQTEDIKDLNLVREKLDDDHFGLDKVKDRIMEYLAVKEMTGNLEAPIICLVGPPGVGKTSLAKSIADSLGREFVKASVGGVRDEAEIRGHRRTYLGSLPGRIIQGMKKAGVVNPVFLIDEIDKMASDYKGDPSSAMLEVLDPEQNKMFSDNYLEEPYDLSNVMFVATANYLGDIPEALRDRLEIIQLSSYTEEEKLNIAKEHLIPKQLESNGLKKSQFRMSDAQLRYVIRHYTREAGVRQLERVIASLCRKTVLAILKDGKKTITINKELITEWLGQIIFEYGQKEKKDQVGVVTGLAYTQFGGDVLPIEVTTYEGKGRLVVTGQLGDVMKESAEIAMGYVKSHARSLNIAPDFFEKHDVQVHVPEGAVPKDGPSAGVTFTTALISALTDNKVRANLAMTGEITLRGNVLPIGGLKEKSLAAHRVGINRIVIPKLNEKDLAEVPDVVKESVTFIPCETIEEVLKEALI, encoded by the coding sequence ATGAGCGAAAAAAATATAACAATAAGCGTTCCTGTTGTTGCAACGCGCGGTGTTATTGTGTTTCCAGAACAAGAAATTATGATTGAGGTTGGACGTCATAAAAGCATGAATGCAATTGATGAAGCAGAAAAGTTCTTTAATGGACAAGTAGTGCTTGTTAGTCAAAAAGACATTCTTGTGGATGATCCACGTCAAGATGAACTTTTTGAGTTTGGATCACTTGTTAATATCAAAGCTGTTAAACGTAAACAAGGCTTTTTACGTGTTACATTTACAGGATTAAAACGTGTAAAAATCGATACATTAAATGATGATGGACGCATGCTTTTTGGTGCCGTTACAGCATTGGAAGATGTTATTGGCGAAGAAAATGAAGAAATGGCATTGGTTCGTCGTATCACAAATGAAATCGAACAGGTTTCTGTTCAAAATATAACGATTCCTACTGAAATTGTTAATCAATTAACGATGGGTGTATCTGCATCTCAATTGAGTGATCAATTTGCTCAATACTTCCCACTTCAACTTGAACGCAAGCAGGAATTACTTGAAGAACTTAGTGTAAATGAAAGACTTCTTATGATTATTGAAGAAATTCAACGTGAGCATACACTTGCTCAAATTGAAAACACTATCAATGAGAAAGTTAAAGATCGTGTTGAAGAAAACCAACGTGAATATTACCTAAGAGAAAAAATGCGTGCTATTCGTGAAGAATTGGGTGATGTTGGTGATGTTGGTGAGGACAGTGATGAGTTCCGCGAAATGATCGAGAACAACCCTTATCCAGAGTATGTTAAGGAAAAAGCAATGGAAGAGTTGCGACGTTATGAAATGTTACCCCAAGCATCGGGTGAGTCTGGAGTTGTGCGTTCATATTTAGAATGGCTCTTGAAGACACCATGGTGGCAACAAACGGAAGATATTAAAGATTTAAATCTTGTACGTGAAAAACTGGATGATGATCATTTTGGATTAGATAAAGTTAAAGATCGTATTATGGAGTATCTTGCAGTAAAAGAAATGACTGGGAATTTAGAAGCTCCAATCATTTGTTTAGTGGGTCCTCCAGGAGTTGGGAAAACATCACTTGCAAAATCAATTGCCGATTCACTTGGTCGTGAATTTGTAAAAGCATCTGTAGGTGGGGTACGTGATGAAGCGGAAATCCGTGGTCACCGTCGTACTTATCTTGGATCATTACCTGGACGTATTATTCAGGGAATGAAAAAAGCAGGTGTCGTGAATCCAGTGTTCTTGATCGATGAAATTGATAAAATGGCATCCGATTACAAGGGCGATCCTTCAAGTGCAATGCTCGAGGTGTTGGATCCTGAACAAAATAAAATGTTTAGTGATAACTACTTAGAAGAACCTTATGATTTATCAAATGTTATGTTCGTTGCGACTGCAAACTATTTAGGTGATATTCCTGAAGCGTTACGCGATCGTTTAGAAATTATTCAACTCAGTTCCTATACTGAAGAAGAAAAACTGAATATCGCGAAAGAACACTTGATACCAAAACAATTGGAATCAAACGGACTCAAAAAATCTCAATTCCGTATGAGTGATGCACAATTACGTTATGTAATTCGTCACTATACACGTGAAGCGGGTGTTCGACAATTAGAACGCGTAATCGCATCATTATGTCGAAAAACAGTTCTTGCAATCTTAAAAGACGGCAAGAAAACAATCACAATCAATAAAGAACTTATTACCGAATGGTTAGGCCAAATTATTTTCGAATATGGTCAAAAAGAGAAGAAAGACCAAGTAGGTGTTGTAACGGGTCTTGCTTATACTCAATTTGGTGGGGATGTGCTCCCAATCGAAGTAACCACCTATGAAGGTAAGGGTCGTCTTGTTGTGACGGGTCAATTAGGTGATGTAATGAAAGAATCTGCAGAAATTGCAATGGGATATGTTAAGAGTCATGCTCGTAGCTTAAACATTGCACCGGATTTCTTTGAAAAACATGACGTTCAAGTTCATGTGCCTGAAGGTGCTGTTCCGAAAGATGGTCCTTCCGCAGGGGTTACCTTCACCACTGCATTAATTAGTGCTTTAACGGATAATAAAGTACGTGCGAATCTTGCGATGACTGGTGAAATTACATTGCGTGGAAATGTCTTGCCAATTGGTGGTTTGAAAGAAAAATCACTGGCTGCACACCGTGTAGGTATTAACCGTATCGTTATTCCAAAATTAAATGAAAAAGACTTAGCAGAAGTTCCCGATGTTGTTAAGGAAAGTGTTACATTTATTCCATGCGAAACCATTGAAGAAGTGTTGAAAGAAGCGCTTATTTAA
- a CDS encoding endonuclease MutS2: protein MNNTSSRLEFDKVLERIAHYASFSLGKEAVLNTVPSFSSLIVKRDLARAKDALQLVVVNGSMSFGGITDVAYALTLAEKGGTLSVEDIVDVGRFMQGLERLKKQFKNLEGSYPALEDLFESLEVTESTLKHIEHCFGEQGEVLDRASTHLGELRRQSKALEQNIENKTQEFLTKNRAMLSEAVVSLQHGRRTFLVKPSDKYKLEGTIYGESASGQSVYFEPAFLARMQNEYQSLIHQEQTEIERICRETSNLIAHDAQQLSADLDTVAIIDCLFAKAEWGAHHDAVVATLTQDRLNLKNARHPLINPKEVVANTYTLTPPHKMILISGPNTGGKSVSLKTMGLSILMTLAGCPICAESAEVMLVDQLFVDIGDQQSIEKSLSSFSAHMETMTKVNAQATSKSIVLLDELGSQTDPLEGESLSMAILDHFRDVGCWVIATTHFSRLKKYGTQYEDILIASVEFDLQNLKPTYRYRENVMGESNAFAIAKRLGLQADIIDRAFKYKQEGQYEADHLLEILEAKINEQDKLEQELLKEKEAVENLKHEALMKQKALEAEFVRKEQALREENEALLEQMVEEAERQLDVLNKTNRPDLRKKAVKQIQSLQAETAVDETIGKGDRVQLKSTNQVGVVDSIEKNTAFVSIGGLKVNVDLGKLTRVAGPAKKVKVKPTRSHSVDARSSFKTELNIIGLRVSEAMPQVEKYIDECVLHKVPTFRIIHGHGTGQLRTAVHQTLRRNKNVGSYELGGVGDGGMGATIVKLKQ from the coding sequence ATGAATAATACATCGTCTCGATTAGAGTTCGATAAAGTGCTTGAGCGAATAGCTCATTATGCATCCTTTTCATTGGGTAAGGAAGCGGTTTTAAATACGGTTCCTTCATTTTCCTCACTAATTGTGAAGCGTGATTTAGCGCGTGCTAAAGATGCATTACAATTAGTAGTTGTTAATGGTTCTATGTCATTTGGTGGCATCACAGATGTCGCCTATGCTTTAACACTTGCTGAAAAGGGTGGAACTTTATCGGTAGAAGATATAGTAGATGTTGGACGCTTTATGCAAGGTCTTGAACGTCTTAAAAAACAATTTAAAAATTTAGAAGGATCTTATCCTGCGCTTGAGGATTTGTTCGAAAGTTTGGAAGTTACGGAGTCAACACTGAAACATATCGAACATTGTTTTGGAGAACAGGGTGAAGTCTTAGATCGCGCAAGTACACACTTAGGTGAACTGAGACGTCAAAGTAAAGCGCTTGAACAAAATATAGAAAATAAAACTCAAGAGTTTTTAACAAAAAATCGTGCAATGCTTAGTGAAGCTGTTGTTTCGTTACAACACGGACGTCGGACATTTTTAGTGAAACCTTCAGATAAATATAAACTTGAAGGTACAATTTATGGTGAATCAGCGAGCGGGCAGTCGGTTTATTTTGAGCCTGCCTTTTTAGCGCGAATGCAAAATGAATATCAAAGTCTTATTCACCAAGAACAAACTGAAATCGAACGCATTTGTCGCGAAACGTCAAATTTGATCGCACACGATGCACAACAACTTAGTGCTGACCTTGATACTGTAGCCATCATCGACTGCCTTTTTGCGAAAGCGGAGTGGGGAGCACATCATGATGCGGTGGTCGCAACACTAACGCAAGATCGATTGAACTTAAAAAATGCACGTCATCCATTAATTAATCCTAAAGAGGTTGTCGCAAACACGTATACACTGACCCCGCCTCATAAAATGATTTTAATCAGTGGTCCGAATACCGGGGGAAAAAGTGTAAGTTTAAAGACAATGGGATTATCCATTCTCATGACTTTAGCCGGATGTCCAATCTGTGCGGAATCTGCTGAAGTGATGTTGGTTGACCAGTTGTTTGTGGATATTGGAGATCAACAGTCTATTGAAAAATCATTATCGTCGTTTTCCGCTCATATGGAAACCATGACAAAAGTTAATGCACAAGCAACTTCGAAATCAATTGTGTTGTTGGATGAGTTAGGTTCGCAAACCGATCCTTTAGAAGGTGAAAGTTTGTCGATGGCAATTCTGGATCATTTTAGAGATGTTGGGTGTTGGGTTATTGCAACGACGCACTTTTCACGACTTAAAAAATACGGTACTCAATATGAAGATATTCTCATTGCAAGTGTTGAATTTGATCTACAGAACCTCAAGCCTACCTATCGTTATCGTGAAAATGTCATGGGTGAATCCAATGCGTTTGCGATTGCTAAACGTTTAGGTTTACAAGCCGATATTATTGACCGTGCGTTTAAATACAAACAAGAAGGTCAGTATGAAGCAGATCACTTACTTGAAATTCTCGAAGCGAAAATTAATGAACAAGATAAACTTGAACAAGAACTTTTAAAAGAAAAAGAAGCAGTTGAAAATCTTAAACACGAAGCACTTATGAAACAAAAAGCGCTTGAAGCCGAGTTTGTTCGTAAAGAACAAGCTTTGCGTGAGGAAAATGAAGCGTTATTGGAACAAATGGTTGAAGAGGCTGAACGACAATTAGATGTTTTAAATAAAACAAACCGTCCAGATCTTCGAAAAAAAGCAGTAAAGCAAATTCAATCATTACAAGCTGAAACAGCTGTTGATGAAACCATCGGTAAAGGGGACCGCGTCCAATTGAAATCCACAAACCAGGTGGGTGTTGTTGATTCAATTGAAAAAAATACTGCGTTTGTATCGATTGGTGGATTAAAAGTTAATGTCGACTTAGGGAAACTTACACGGGTTGCAGGACCTGCCAAAAAAGTGAAAGTAAAACCAACACGAAGTCACAGTGTGGATGCGCGTTCGTCGTTTAAAACAGAGTTAAACATCATTGGCCTGCGTGTTTCAGAAGCGATGCCTCAGGTAGAGAAATACATTGATGAATGTGTACTTCATAAAGTACCAACCTTTAGAATCATTCATGGCCACGGTACGGGTCAGCTGCGTACTGCGGTTCACCAAACACTTCGCCGCAATAAAAATGTAGGCTCCTATGAATTAGGCGGTGTTGGTGATGGTGGTATGGGTGCAACCATTGTGAAGTTAAAACAATGA
- the tig gene encoding trigger factor, with protein MKSTWTLNENSTGLLTVEVEEKAWKKAQDKTLENAIKNVEIQGFRKGQAPKELARKQVNEQMIMMDAVNAIANEAFVAGMVEQKIEPVATPELDIEAMTEDALTLKFIVTVKPEVELGEYKGLDIKRKRITVSAKDIEAELVKLQEEQAELQLKDGAVENGDTVVMDFEGFKDGVAFEGGKGENYTLEIGSNSFIPGFEEAMIGMVSEDEKDLDITFPEEYHVEDLAGQPVVFKVKLHEVKTKVLPELNDEFVELLDDEEITSLDALKDSIKKNLKAQREQAEEDRVNEELVETISNNAKIDIPAAMIEEELNQMFNEFNQRLAQQGMNFDLYSQILGQSKEDVKEQMREDAEKRVRTRLTLEKIAEVEGLKVEDEEIEKEFTTISEAYGMELDQVKNLVSPDAIGYDILLRKAMELVQETLA; from the coding sequence ATGAAATCTACATGGACATTAAATGAAAACTCAACAGGATTATTAACTGTTGAAGTTGAAGAAAAAGCTTGGAAAAAAGCACAAGATAAAACTTTAGAAAATGCAATTAAAAACGTTGAAATTCAAGGGTTCCGTAAAGGACAAGCACCTAAGGAATTAGCTCGTAAACAAGTAAACGAACAAATGATTATGATGGATGCAGTTAATGCAATCGCTAATGAAGCATTTGTTGCGGGAATGGTTGAACAAAAAATTGAACCCGTAGCAACACCAGAATTAGACATTGAAGCAATGACTGAAGACGCATTAACATTGAAATTTATCGTTACAGTTAAACCAGAAGTTGAACTTGGCGAATATAAAGGCCTTGATATCAAACGTAAACGTATCACAGTATCTGCTAAAGATATCGAAGCAGAACTTGTTAAATTACAAGAAGAACAAGCAGAATTACAACTTAAAGATGGCGCAGTAGAAAACGGCGATACAGTTGTAATGGATTTTGAAGGATTTAAAGACGGTGTTGCATTTGAAGGTGGTAAAGGCGAGAACTATACATTAGAAATTGGTTCAAACTCATTTATTCCAGGTTTCGAAGAAGCAATGATCGGTATGGTTTCAGAAGATGAAAAAGATTTAGATATCACTTTCCCAGAAGAATACCATGTAGAAGACCTAGCTGGTCAACCAGTTGTCTTCAAAGTTAAATTACACGAAGTAAAAACAAAAGTGTTACCAGAATTAAACGATGAGTTTGTTGAATTGTTAGATGATGAAGAAATTACATCATTAGATGCACTTAAAGATTCAATTAAGAAAAATCTTAAAGCACAACGTGAACAAGCAGAAGAAGATCGCGTAAATGAAGAACTTGTTGAAACAATTTCAAACAATGCGAAAATTGACATTCCAGCAGCAATGATTGAAGAAGAATTAAACCAAATGTTTAATGAATTCAACCAACGTCTTGCACAACAAGGTATGAACTTCGATCTTTACTCACAAATTCTTGGACAATCTAAAGAAGATGTTAAAGAACAAATGCGTGAAGATGCAGAAAAACGTGTACGCACTCGCTTAACACTTGAAAAAATTGCTGAAGTTGAAGGATTAAAAGTAGAAGACGAAGAAATTGAAAAAGAATTTACAACAATTTCTGAAGCATACGGCATGGAACTTGACCAAGTTAAAAACTTAGTTTCACCAGATGCTATCGGATACGATATCTTATTACGAAAAGCGATGGAGCTAGTACAAGAAACTCTTGCTTAA
- a CDS encoding G5 domain-containing protein, which produces MKVKKKYIIGFFGLLVFCLGCGVGYFQGISKKTVEQQPPKIMKKNLINTKRSKITKTEQQDDLEPETADHFVEDYRSEETPIPFDTLEKNDESMNQGETITDQEGKAGLKRTVYKELYKNNDLVDSSVQYTEVVYAPVDEITRVGIKEIIVNSEQIDKEASLLMFNHVNQIRKDHQLDVLTWSESLFEYAGIRAVDLEKSFEHRRPDGSSWDSLNPQLIFAENLAKRAFSVESAMNGFMESPSHRANILDDFKSGACALYQAPDGNWYWVQLFGY; this is translated from the coding sequence ATGAAAGTAAAAAAGAAATACATTATTGGATTTTTTGGATTATTGGTCTTTTGCTTAGGATGTGGCGTTGGATATTTCCAAGGAATATCCAAGAAAACAGTTGAACAACAGCCCCCAAAAATTATGAAAAAGAACCTTATCAATACAAAGCGTTCAAAAATTACAAAAACAGAGCAACAGGACGATTTAGAACCTGAAACGGCGGATCATTTTGTTGAGGATTATCGAAGTGAAGAAACTCCCATTCCCTTTGATACACTTGAAAAAAATGATGAAAGTATGAATCAGGGAGAAACGATTACAGATCAAGAAGGAAAAGCAGGACTGAAACGAACAGTTTACAAAGAACTCTATAAAAATAACGATTTGGTTGATTCTTCGGTTCAATATACGGAAGTTGTTTATGCTCCTGTTGATGAAATTACGCGGGTTGGAATCAAAGAAATTATCGTGAATTCGGAGCAAATTGATAAAGAAGCATCGCTTTTAATGTTTAATCATGTGAATCAGATTCGAAAAGATCATCAGTTAGATGTTTTAACATGGTCAGAGTCTCTATTTGAGTATGCTGGGATTCGTGCAGTGGATCTTGAGAAAAGTTTTGAACACCGTCGTCCAGATGGGAGTTCTTGGGATAGTCTAAATCCTCAATTAATCTTTGCGGAGAATTTAGCGAAACGTGCGTTTTCAGTAGAAAGTGCCATGAATGGCTTTATGGAATCACCCAGCCATCGAGCAAATATTTTAGATGATTTTAAGTCGGGTGCGTGTGCACTTTACCAAGCCCCTGATGGGAATTGGTATTGGGTTCAACTATTCGGATATTGA